In one Aquabacterium sp. OR-4 genomic region, the following are encoded:
- a CDS encoding MobA/MobL family protein — protein MAIYHLSAKPPIRRADGRCATAAAAYRAGCAIVDERTGTRHDYRRRHGVVCARLHLPGGAELTDRAAFWNALEHHHRRKDAVLAREVVIGLPAELAEVDRARVANTFAMAISARYGVAVDCAIHLPSGRGDDRNHHAHLLISACHVDGTGALGSKALLLDPIHCRKARVGDSVSWLRPAWERAVNDALAEVGSRARIDHRSHAVRGIHRRPTIHNGIGPGAPQRRYRNEMNRQRNIECEQIDQSIRRLRTLKNKLLQRQAEIDARCARLGGKRLAASGSPSRAMKPSSRSASKAGKVRP, from the coding sequence GTGGCGATCTACCATCTGAGCGCGAAACCGCCGATTCGCCGGGCCGATGGCCGCTGTGCGACCGCGGCCGCGGCGTATCGAGCCGGCTGCGCGATCGTGGACGAGCGCACCGGCACCCGTCACGACTACCGCCGTCGCCATGGTGTCGTGTGCGCGCGGCTGCACTTGCCCGGCGGCGCTGAACTGACCGATCGGGCGGCGTTCTGGAACGCGCTTGAACACCACCACCGCCGCAAGGACGCCGTCCTCGCCAGGGAGGTGGTGATCGGCTTGCCCGCTGAACTGGCGGAGGTGGACCGCGCGCGGGTGGCCAACACCTTCGCCATGGCGATCTCAGCGCGCTACGGTGTCGCCGTCGACTGTGCGATCCACCTGCCGTCGGGCCGTGGCGATGATCGAAATCACCACGCACATTTGCTGATCAGCGCTTGCCATGTGGATGGGACGGGTGCGCTCGGCAGCAAGGCACTCCTGCTGGATCCGATCCATTGCCGAAAGGCGCGCGTGGGTGATTCCGTGAGCTGGCTGAGGCCGGCATGGGAGCGCGCGGTCAACGACGCGCTCGCAGAAGTGGGATCTCGGGCGCGCATCGACCACCGCAGTCACGCCGTGCGCGGCATCCATCGTCGGCCAACGATTCACAACGGCATCGGCCCCGGCGCTCCGCAGCGCCGCTACCGCAACGAGATGAACCGGCAGCGGAACATCGAGTGCGAGCAAATTGACCAATCCATCCGGCGCTTGCGCACGCTGAAGAACAAGCTGCTGCAGCGACAAGCCGAGATTGATGCCCGGTGTGCAAGGCTGGGCGGGAAACGCCTTGCAGCGTCCGGTAGCCCATCCCGCGCGATGAAACCATCGTCACGATCGGCTTCAAAGGCAGGGAAGGTGCGTCCGTGA
- a CDS encoding helix-turn-helix transcriptional regulator codes for MSKSDKPIRRGEYLIRINDVLKRIPVSRSSFYAGIRAGHYPQPVRVGKRTVAWREPEIDQMIADLKPSLILPQ; via the coding sequence ATGAGCAAGTCTGACAAGCCCATTCGCCGCGGCGAGTACCTCATCCGCATCAACGACGTTCTGAAGCGAATTCCTGTGAGCCGCTCCAGTTTTTATGCAGGAATCAGGGCCGGGCATTACCCCCAACCCGTCCGCGTTGGAAAACGCACGGTCGCGTGGCGTGAGCCTGAAATCGATCAAATGATCGCCGACCTCAAGCCTTCGCTCATCCTGCCGCAATAA
- a CDS encoding RNA-directed DNA polymerase yields the protein MAKDRATLLLGKGYFPSQLPPAFTTQQLAAHAADLQAVWAVNDEKPTWPACKAELFSVARAGHQRRTTSITNPVPQLFLATFVARHWRDFLRHYRKSRLSRSHPRFLNDGGRAACIPSMQRLHDLKVLESAGYRYMLRTDISRFFPTIYTHSVPWALHTKEAAKAKENRYKTTPDFFGNLIDKALRQGQDEQTMGLPIGPDTSHVVAEAISTSVDLLFATSLGCWPAGFRYVDDYFLFFPNVAAAEAALAALSSALKEFELQINFEKTKICSVAEIVDDYWTHQLRSFQIDKHGRRQRSDIHHFFELANDLARTNADENVMAYALKRASSVLIRHENWELFEARLCHVALSHPNTLQTIAQVLATYKFYGYPLNVTRITRTVVALIQEHAGLGHHSEVAWCLWMCKELEIQLDPACVGLVSVMPSSVCALLLMDLSASGFLAVAPKENFWRTVDGAESLREELWLMCYEAGVRGWGGFTSAHALADSRFKDLAERGIRFYDPAARSKLLFKIREAVLKELTPEDIDKFFDRDDADDFLEYDESDGGYEGVIFDEEPESMPAPEDDLDEAPAGKAPYEF from the coding sequence ATGGCAAAGGACCGCGCCACCCTTCTCCTAGGCAAGGGCTACTTTCCATCCCAGTTGCCCCCGGCATTCACCACCCAGCAGCTGGCCGCACATGCGGCCGATCTGCAGGCGGTTTGGGCCGTGAACGACGAGAAGCCCACGTGGCCTGCTTGCAAGGCAGAGCTCTTCAGCGTGGCTCGGGCGGGGCATCAGCGCAGAACGACGAGCATCACCAACCCCGTGCCACAGCTATTCTTGGCGACCTTCGTGGCGCGGCACTGGCGGGACTTTCTTCGGCACTATCGAAAGTCACGACTGAGCAGAAGCCACCCCAGGTTTTTGAACGATGGTGGTCGGGCGGCGTGCATCCCGTCAATGCAGAGGTTGCATGACCTCAAGGTTCTCGAGTCGGCGGGTTACCGCTACATGCTCAGAACCGACATCTCCCGGTTCTTTCCGACGATCTACACGCACTCGGTGCCGTGGGCACTCCATACCAAGGAGGCCGCCAAGGCAAAAGAGAACCGCTACAAGACGACGCCAGACTTCTTCGGCAACCTCATCGACAAAGCGCTCCGGCAGGGTCAAGACGAGCAGACCATGGGGCTGCCGATCGGGCCAGATACATCGCATGTAGTGGCCGAAGCGATTTCGACTTCGGTCGACCTGCTCTTTGCGACGTCGCTTGGCTGCTGGCCTGCTGGGTTTCGCTACGTTGACGACTACTTCCTGTTCTTCCCGAACGTGGCGGCAGCCGAAGCCGCGCTGGCTGCTCTCTCGTCCGCTCTCAAGGAGTTCGAGCTTCAGATCAACTTCGAGAAGACCAAGATCTGCTCGGTGGCAGAAATCGTGGATGACTATTGGACGCACCAGCTACGGAGCTTCCAGATCGATAAGCACGGCCGGCGGCAGCGGTCCGACATTCATCACTTCTTCGAGCTTGCCAACGATCTTGCCAGGACGAACGCAGACGAAAACGTCATGGCGTATGCGCTGAAGCGCGCGTCGTCGGTTCTGATCAGGCATGAGAACTGGGAGCTCTTCGAGGCGCGCCTGTGCCATGTCGCGTTGTCCCATCCGAACACGCTTCAGACGATCGCGCAGGTCCTGGCGACCTACAAGTTTTACGGCTACCCGCTCAACGTCACGCGTATCACTCGAACCGTTGTGGCCTTGATCCAAGAGCATGCCGGGCTGGGTCATCACAGCGAGGTCGCCTGGTGCCTTTGGATGTGCAAAGAGTTGGAAATCCAGCTTGACCCCGCGTGCGTGGGTCTGGTTTCTGTGATGCCAAGTTCCGTCTGCGCGCTGCTTCTTATGGACTTGTCAGCATCAGGCTTCCTAGCCGTGGCGCCGAAGGAAAACTTCTGGCGCACAGTCGATGGGGCTGAGTCACTGCGCGAAGAGCTCTGGTTGATGTGCTACGAGGCCGGTGTTCGAGGTTGGGGCGGTTTCACCTCCGCACACGCTTTGGCTGATAGTCGCTTCAAGGATCTGGCTGAACGGGGCATCCGCTTTTACGACCCGGCCGCAAGATCGAAGCTGCTCTTCAAGATCCGAGAAGCTGTTCTGAAGGAACTGACACCCGAGGACATCGACAAATTCTTTGATCGCGACGACGCCGACGACTTCCTTGAATATGACGAAAGCGACGGGGGCTACGAAGGTGTGATCTTCGACGAAGAGCCGGAGAGTATGCCAGCCCCCGAAGACGACTTGGACGAGGCCCCAGCCGGCAAGGCTCCCTACGAGTTCTAG
- a CDS encoding type I restriction endonuclease subunit R — translation MATTDTTEKGLESLIVRHLTGQPPAQAVPADTVQAGTGHYAVGRYVQGAPADYNRDLALDVPKLLAFLQDSQPKLFAALGLAEEGTKRTQFLHRLQGEIAKRGVVDVLRKGVSHGPAHVDLYKVLPTPTDPASAENFKKNVFSVTRQLRYSNDEAQRSLDMVIFLNGLPLITFELKNSLTKQTVQDAVVQYQTTRPPHELLFQLGRCMVHFAVDDAEVRFCTHLTGKSSWFLPFNKGHNDGAGNPPNPQGLKTDYLWKQVLAKESLANIIENFAQVVEEEDEKGKNKRKQVFPRFHQLRSVRALLQAARHEGVGRRYLIQHSAGSGKSNTIAWLAHQLVELKASGDLLKPLFDTVVVITDRRALDTAIARTIKGFDHVSSIFGHSDSADELRGYLSQGRKIIVTTVQKFPWVLDELGGMAAKRFALLIDEAHSSQGGKTTAKMHLALSGADGDEEGDEESVEDKVNHLIESRKMLGNASYFAFTATPKNKTLELFGEREEEGGKVHFRARPELTYTTKQAIAEGFILDVIKNYTPVDSFYRVAKTVEDDPDFDKKKALKKMRAYVESHEKAIRKKAEIMVDHFTVQVAGKRKIGGHARAMIVCSGIARAVDYYFTVSDYLKEMKSPFKAIVAYSGEHEVNGEKRTEADLNDFPSKDIPAKLKQDPYRFLIVANKYVTGFDEPLLHTMYVDKPLAGVLAVQTLSRLNRAHPQKHDTFVLDFADNEEAVKAAFQDYYRATVQVGETDPNKLHDLKADLDGHQVYAWAQVEQLVALFVSGAERDTLDPILDTCVAVYTEQLNEEQQVEFKGKAKGFVRSYGFLGAILPYGHPAWEKLSIFLNFLIPKLPAPKEEDLSKGVLEAIDMDSYRPEVNASLAMAMDEADGTLEPAPMGAGGGLPEPEVDKLSNIIKTFNDLFGNIDWKDADKIRQVIAEEIPAKVAQDTAYQNAQKNSSKQNAKLEHDKALGRVVLELLTDHTELFKQFSDNANFKRWLTDSVFDATYKMLPPKPSVDSGGAARA, via the coding sequence ATGGCGACGACGGACACGACTGAAAAGGGGCTGGAAAGCCTGATCGTGCGGCACCTGACCGGGCAGCCCCCGGCGCAGGCCGTGCCCGCCGACACCGTGCAGGCTGGCACGGGCCACTATGCGGTGGGCCGCTACGTGCAGGGCGCCCCGGCCGACTACAACCGCGACCTGGCACTGGATGTGCCCAAGCTGCTGGCCTTCCTGCAGGACTCGCAGCCCAAGCTCTTCGCCGCCCTCGGCCTGGCGGAGGAAGGCACCAAGCGAACCCAGTTCCTGCACCGCCTGCAGGGCGAGATCGCCAAGCGGGGCGTGGTGGACGTGCTGCGCAAGGGCGTGAGCCACGGGCCGGCACATGTGGACCTGTACAAGGTGCTGCCCACGCCCACCGACCCGGCCTCGGCCGAGAACTTCAAGAAGAACGTCTTCAGCGTCACGCGCCAGCTGCGCTACAGCAACGACGAAGCCCAGCGTTCGCTGGACATGGTGATCTTCCTGAACGGCCTGCCGCTGATCACCTTCGAGCTGAAGAACTCGCTGACCAAGCAGACGGTGCAGGACGCGGTGGTGCAGTACCAGACCACGCGGCCGCCGCATGAGCTGCTGTTCCAGCTCGGCCGCTGCATGGTGCACTTCGCGGTGGACGACGCCGAGGTGCGCTTCTGCACGCACCTGACGGGCAAGAGTTCGTGGTTCCTGCCCTTCAACAAAGGCCACAACGATGGCGCCGGCAACCCGCCCAACCCGCAGGGCCTGAAGACCGACTACCTGTGGAAGCAGGTGCTGGCCAAGGAGTCGCTGGCCAACATCATCGAGAATTTCGCCCAGGTCGTCGAGGAAGAGGACGAGAAGGGCAAGAATAAGCGCAAACAGGTCTTCCCGCGCTTCCACCAGCTGCGCTCGGTGCGGGCGCTGCTGCAGGCGGCGCGACATGAAGGGGTAGGCCGCCGCTACCTGATCCAGCACTCTGCCGGCAGCGGCAAGAGCAACACCATCGCGTGGCTGGCGCACCAGCTGGTGGAGCTGAAGGCATCCGGCGATCTGCTGAAGCCGTTGTTCGACACGGTGGTGGTCATCACCGATCGCCGCGCACTGGACACCGCCATCGCCCGCACCATCAAGGGCTTCGACCATGTGTCGTCGATCTTCGGCCACTCCGACAGCGCCGATGAGCTGCGCGGCTACCTGAGCCAGGGCAGGAAGATCATCGTCACCACGGTGCAGAAGTTCCCGTGGGTGTTGGATGAGCTGGGCGGCATGGCGGCCAAACGCTTTGCGCTGCTGATCGACGAGGCGCATTCCAGTCAGGGCGGCAAAACGACCGCCAAGATGCATCTGGCCCTGTCGGGCGCCGATGGGGACGAGGAAGGCGACGAGGAGTCGGTGGAGGACAAGGTCAACCACTTGATCGAGTCGCGCAAGATGCTGGGCAACGCCAGCTACTTCGCCTTCACCGCCACGCCAAAGAACAAGACACTGGAACTGTTTGGCGAGCGCGAAGAGGAAGGCGGCAAGGTTCATTTCCGCGCGCGGCCGGAGTTGACCTACACCACCAAGCAGGCGATCGCGGAGGGCTTCATCCTCGATGTGATCAAGAACTACACGCCGGTGGACAGCTTCTACCGCGTGGCCAAGACGGTCGAGGACGATCCAGACTTCGACAAGAAGAAGGCGCTGAAGAAGATGCGCGCCTACGTCGAGTCCCATGAAAAGGCGATCCGCAAGAAGGCCGAGATCATGGTGGACCACTTCACGGTGCAGGTGGCGGGCAAACGCAAGATTGGCGGTCATGCGCGCGCCATGATCGTGTGCAGCGGTATCGCGCGTGCGGTGGACTACTACTTCACCGTCAGCGACTACCTGAAGGAGATGAAGAGCCCGTTCAAGGCCATCGTGGCGTACTCGGGTGAGCACGAGGTCAACGGCGAGAAGCGCACCGAGGCCGACCTGAACGACTTCCCCAGCAAGGACATCCCCGCCAAGCTGAAGCAGGACCCGTATCGCTTTCTGATCGTGGCCAACAAGTACGTCACGGGCTTCGACGAACCGTTGTTGCACACGATGTACGTCGACAAACCGCTGGCCGGCGTGCTGGCGGTGCAGACACTGTCGCGGTTGAACCGGGCACACCCGCAAAAGCACGACACCTTCGTGCTGGACTTCGCCGACAACGAGGAGGCGGTGAAGGCGGCGTTCCAGGATTACTACCGCGCCACGGTCCAGGTGGGCGAGACCGACCCGAACAAGCTACACGATCTGAAGGCCGATCTGGACGGCCACCAGGTCTATGCCTGGGCGCAGGTGGAGCAGCTGGTGGCGTTGTTCGTGAGCGGCGCCGAGCGCGACACCCTTGATCCGATCCTGGATACCTGCGTGGCGGTCTACACCGAGCAGCTCAACGAAGAGCAGCAGGTGGAGTTCAAGGGCAAGGCCAAGGGCTTCGTGCGCAGCTACGGCTTCCTGGGCGCCATCCTGCCCTACGGCCACCCGGCGTGGGAGAAGCTGTCGATCTTCCTGAACTTCCTGATTCCGAAGCTGCCCGCTCCGAAGGAGGAGGACCTGTCCAAAGGCGTGCTCGAAGCCATTGACATGGACAGCTACCGCCCTGAGGTGAACGCCTCACTGGCGATGGCCATGGACGAAGCCGACGGCACGCTGGAGCCAGCGCCGATGGGTGCCGGTGGCGGGCTGCCCGAGCCTGAAGTGGACAAGCTGTCCAACATCATCAAGACCTTCAACGATCTGTTCGGCAACATCGACTGGAAGGACGCCGACAAGATCCGGCAGGTGATCGCCGAAGAGATTCCGGCCAAGGTCGCGCAAGACACGGCCTATCAGAACGCCCAGAAGAACTCCAGCAAGCAGAACGCCAAGCTGGAGCACGACAAGGCGTTGGGGCGCGTGGTGCTGGAGCTGCTGACCGACCACACTGAGCTGTTCAAGCAGTTCAGCGATAACGCGAACTTCAAGCGCTGGCTGACGGATTCGGTATTTGATGCGACGTACAAGATGTTGCCACCGAAACCCTCGGTTGACAGTGGTGGCGCGGCGCGGGCCTGA
- a CDS encoding restriction endonuclease subunit S — MATAYDSYRQPRMRWLPPVPAHWVEQRAKTFFREVDERSRTGQEELLSVSHLTGVTPRSQKKVTMFKAASYVGAKLARPGDIVINTLWAWMAALGASRHLGIVSPAYGVYRPHDANSFNPAYLDYLLRTRAYVSEYIGRSTGIRSSRLRLYPAQFLDIPLLQPPHAEQDKIVEYLRAKDALIARFIKAKRDLIGLLVEQRLELVDRIVRRGLSASTNLCPSGIDWIGDAPAHWQPARLSDCIQVCRAGVWGVDPTDKNGADHLVCVRVADFDTDRLKIATSKLTVRAITKSERAGRMLSHGDLLLEKSGGGEKTPVGRVVAFDLNQHAVCSNFLSRLVPNRARVRSNYLLLLLSHLHARRVVAPFIKQTTGIQNLDSKAYFKLGVVLPSLEEQDEILTALSTACEPIEKAIAQAESEIRLLREYRESQIADVITGQIDVRSWQPSPEDQITEEDLTALGDDDDNDTTEEETDGDDGHD, encoded by the coding sequence ATGGCTACCGCCTACGACAGCTACCGCCAGCCGCGCATGCGCTGGCTACCGCCCGTGCCTGCCCACTGGGTTGAGCAGCGGGCCAAGACCTTTTTTCGTGAGGTGGACGAACGCTCCCGCACCGGTCAAGAGGAACTGCTCTCGGTATCACACCTCACCGGCGTCACCCCCCGCAGCCAGAAAAAGGTAACGATGTTCAAGGCTGCGAGCTACGTCGGTGCAAAGCTGGCGCGACCTGGTGACATCGTGATCAACACCTTGTGGGCGTGGATGGCTGCGTTGGGTGCCAGCCGCCACCTGGGTATCGTGAGTCCGGCTTACGGCGTATACCGTCCGCACGACGCCAACAGCTTCAACCCCGCGTACCTGGACTACCTGCTGCGTACACGCGCCTACGTTTCGGAGTACATCGGCCGCTCAACGGGCATCCGTTCTTCGCGACTGAGGCTGTATCCCGCGCAATTTCTGGACATTCCGCTGCTGCAGCCGCCGCACGCCGAACAAGACAAGATCGTCGAATACCTGCGCGCGAAGGATGCTCTGATCGCACGCTTCATCAAGGCCAAGCGCGATCTCATAGGGCTATTGGTTGAGCAGAGGTTGGAGCTTGTAGACCGCATCGTCAGGCGTGGGCTTTCCGCTTCAACCAATCTGTGTCCATCTGGCATTGACTGGATTGGTGATGCTCCAGCCCACTGGCAGCCGGCACGTTTGAGCGACTGCATTCAGGTTTGCCGTGCTGGCGTGTGGGGCGTTGATCCCACCGATAAGAATGGGGCGGATCACTTGGTCTGTGTGCGTGTTGCCGACTTCGATACTGACCGCCTCAAGATCGCAACGTCGAAGCTGACGGTTCGTGCAATAACCAAATCAGAGCGTGCAGGGAGGATGTTGTCGCATGGGGACCTCTTGCTTGAAAAGTCAGGAGGCGGAGAGAAGACGCCTGTCGGTCGGGTTGTCGCGTTCGATCTGAATCAGCACGCCGTATGTTCAAACTTCCTATCTAGGCTCGTCCCCAACCGTGCGCGAGTCCGGTCGAACTATCTTCTGCTGTTGCTGAGTCACCTGCACGCTCGCCGTGTGGTCGCGCCCTTCATTAAGCAGACCACTGGCATCCAAAACTTGGATTCGAAGGCCTACTTCAAGCTTGGGGTCGTCTTGCCGAGCTTAGAAGAGCAAGACGAGATCCTCACAGCACTCAGCACAGCTTGCGAGCCAATTGAAAAGGCGATCGCGCAAGCTGAATCGGAGATCCGACTACTTCGCGAGTACCGCGAGAGCCAAATTGCCGATGTAATCACGGGCCAAATCGACGTACGCAGTTGGCAACCCAGCCCCGAAGACCAGATCACCGAGGAAGACCTGACGGCGCTCGGCGATGATGACGACAACGACACCACGGAAGAGGAAACCGATGGCGACGACGGACACGACTGA
- a CDS encoding type I restriction-modification system subunit M, translating to MDQSQLKWIADFIWNIADDRLRDVYVRGKYRDVILPFIVLRRLDALLEPTKQAVLAMKKQLDAAQVANQDGALRSAAGQAFYNTAATTLADLQAIASGQRLRDSFIAYLDGFSPNVREILTKFKFHDQIQTLVEADILGHLISDFMNTEVNLSPKDVLDEDGRVRLPGLDNHGMGTVFEELIRRFNEENNEEAGEHFTPRDVVSLMAKLLFLPVADKIQSSTYSLYDGCCGTGGMLTVAEEALLELAKDHGKEVSIHLFGQEINPETYAICKADLLLKGEGAEAENIVGGADKSTLSADQFPSRDFDFMLSNPPYGKSWKTDLARLGGKKEFSDPRFIVKHGGDPEFKLITRSSDGQLMFLVNKVQKMVHNTELGSRIALVHNGSALFTGDAGQGESNVRRWVIENDWLEAIIALPLNIFYNTGIATYVWVLTNRKAEHRRGKVQLIDASRWLQPLRRNLGKKNCEMSKDDIQRVMDHYLAQPPADAEAAAARPECKWFNNADFGYWKITVERPQRLKSQLSHRAIEALRFASGDEALRTEAHGRWGEKLYTEFHKLKPEMEAWLKGDEGGSDDDDDEAEDDGEAKPARKAVPEKRRKKLLDPNAWARDKQLVDLARLAQKALGEDVFDDHNDFRAKFEAAIKAAGQKISAPDKKLIYRAVSWRDEMAPPVIAKRTKLKASDHFEPGFDGAYLEQDGKGRTMVEYEPDTDLRDTEQVPLTEVGGIEAFFQREVLPHASDAWIDMTATKIGYEVSFARYFYKPVPMRTLAEIREDILKLERQTEGLLQKVVGAA from the coding sequence ATGGACCAATCGCAACTCAAGTGGATCGCCGACTTCATCTGGAACATCGCAGACGACCGACTGCGTGACGTCTATGTGCGCGGCAAGTACCGCGACGTGATCCTGCCCTTCATCGTGCTGCGCCGTTTGGATGCGCTGCTGGAGCCCACCAAGCAAGCCGTGCTGGCGATGAAGAAGCAGCTGGATGCCGCCCAGGTCGCCAACCAGGATGGCGCGCTGCGCAGCGCAGCTGGCCAGGCCTTCTACAACACGGCAGCCACCACGCTGGCCGACCTGCAAGCCATTGCCAGTGGGCAACGCTTGCGCGACAGCTTCATCGCTTACCTGGATGGCTTCTCGCCCAACGTGCGCGAGATCCTGACCAAGTTCAAGTTCCACGATCAGATCCAGACGCTGGTGGAAGCCGACATCCTGGGCCACCTGATCAGCGACTTCATGAACACCGAAGTCAACCTGTCGCCCAAGGACGTGCTGGACGAGGATGGTCGCGTGCGCCTGCCAGGCCTGGACAACCACGGCATGGGCACGGTGTTTGAAGAGCTGATCCGGCGCTTCAACGAAGAGAACAACGAAGAGGCCGGCGAACACTTCACCCCGCGTGACGTGGTCAGCCTGATGGCCAAGCTGCTGTTCCTGCCGGTGGCCGACAAGATCCAGTCCAGCACCTACTCGCTGTACGACGGCTGCTGCGGCACGGGCGGCATGTTGACGGTGGCGGAAGAGGCTTTGCTGGAACTGGCCAAGGACCATGGCAAAGAGGTATCCATCCATCTCTTTGGGCAAGAGATCAACCCCGAGACCTACGCCATCTGCAAGGCCGATCTGCTGCTGAAGGGCGAAGGTGCAGAGGCCGAGAACATCGTCGGCGGCGCCGACAAGTCCACCCTGTCGGCCGACCAGTTCCCGTCGCGCGACTTCGACTTCATGCTGTCGAACCCGCCCTATGGCAAGAGCTGGAAGACCGACCTGGCCCGCCTGGGCGGCAAGAAGGAGTTCAGCGACCCGCGTTTCATCGTCAAGCACGGCGGTGACCCGGAATTCAAGCTGATCACGCGCTCCAGCGACGGCCAGCTGATGTTCCTGGTCAACAAGGTCCAGAAGATGGTGCACAACACCGAGCTGGGTAGCCGCATCGCGCTGGTCCATAACGGCTCGGCACTGTTCACCGGCGACGCTGGCCAGGGCGAGAGCAACGTCCGCCGCTGGGTGATCGAGAACGACTGGCTGGAAGCCATCATCGCCCTGCCGCTGAACATCTTCTACAACACCGGCATCGCCACCTACGTTTGGGTGCTCACCAACCGCAAGGCCGAGCACCGGCGCGGAAAGGTGCAGCTGATCGATGCCAGCCGCTGGCTGCAACCGCTGCGGCGCAACCTGGGCAAGAAGAACTGCGAGATGTCGAAGGACGACATCCAGCGCGTGATGGACCACTACCTGGCCCAGCCCCCTGCAGACGCTGAAGCCGCCGCCGCCAGGCCGGAATGCAAGTGGTTCAACAACGCCGACTTCGGATACTGGAAGATCACGGTCGAGCGCCCGCAGCGCCTGAAGAGCCAGCTCAGCCATCGTGCCATCGAAGCCCTGCGCTTCGCATCGGGTGACGAAGCCTTGCGCACCGAGGCCCACGGCCGCTGGGGCGAGAAGCTCTACACTGAGTTCCACAAGCTCAAGCCCGAGATGGAGGCCTGGCTAAAGGGCGACGAGGGCGGCTCGGACGACGATGACGACGAAGCCGAGGACGACGGCGAGGCCAAACCCGCGCGCAAGGCTGTGCCCGAGAAGCGTCGCAAGAAGCTGCTGGACCCGAACGCCTGGGCCCGCGACAAGCAGCTGGTGGACCTGGCGCGGCTTGCCCAGAAGGCCCTGGGTGAAGACGTGTTCGACGACCACAACGACTTTCGCGCCAAGTTCGAGGCGGCGATAAAGGCAGCAGGCCAGAAGATCAGCGCCCCCGACAAGAAGCTGATCTACCGTGCCGTGAGCTGGCGTGACGAGATGGCGCCGCCGGTCATCGCCAAGCGCACCAAGCTCAAAGCCAGCGACCATTTCGAGCCCGGCTTTGACGGTGCCTACCTGGAGCAGGATGGCAAGGGCCGCACCATGGTGGAGTACGAGCCCGACACCGACCTGCGCGACACCGAGCAGGTGCCGCTGACCGAGGTGGGCGGCATCGAGGCCTTCTTTCAGCGTGAGGTGTTGCCCCATGCATCGGATGCCTGGATCGACATGACCGCCACCAAGATCGGCTACGAGGTCTCGTTTGCGCGCTACTTCTACAAGCCGGTGCCCATGCGGACGCTGGCAGAGATCCGCGAGGACATCCTGAAGCTGGAGCGGCAGACCGAAGGCCTGCTGCAGAAAGTGGTGGGAGCCGCCTGA
- a CDS encoding transcriptional regulator, protein MKQQVKVIKTQRDYDAAIVRLSALMDEDVTPGSSKEAELELLALVIESYERSKVEPVVLDPIEAILFRMDQLGLKKVDLVPYMGSLPKVSEVLARKRPLNLAMIRKLHQGLGIAADVLLAQTDDAVDLDEALPYDTAKFPFKEMFARGYFEGFSGTLREAKDKTEELIRGFMRGFNLLPIHQARLRAPMHQSGSRLMDEYGLLTWYVAALKKARQLKLKSAYVKGSLTEERLRELARLSRFEQGPRLAQEFLADMGIALVFEEHFSKTYLDGAAMFDGDLPVVALTLRHDRLDNFWFALLHELVHIQRHLGPDHWFIADNLEDKVHQQTQEEREADDGARDILIPQAEWLASGLTAEPTMEAAMALADKLRIHPAIVAGRVRFEAGNWRLLSSIKSDVRRLFADQLQELAQPA, encoded by the coding sequence ATGAAGCAACAGGTGAAAGTGATCAAGACGCAGCGTGACTACGATGCGGCGATCGTTCGTCTGTCGGCTTTGATGGATGAAGACGTGACGCCGGGTTCCAGCAAGGAAGCCGAGTTGGAATTGCTGGCCCTGGTCATCGAGTCTTACGAGCGCAGCAAGGTCGAGCCCGTGGTGCTCGACCCGATCGAAGCCATCCTGTTTCGCATGGACCAGCTCGGCCTCAAGAAGGTGGATTTGGTGCCCTACATGGGCTCTCTGCCCAAGGTGTCCGAGGTGCTCGCGCGCAAGCGCCCGCTCAACCTTGCCATGATCCGAAAACTGCATCAGGGCCTGGGCATCGCGGCTGATGTGTTGCTGGCGCAAACCGATGATGCAGTGGATCTGGACGAGGCGCTCCCCTATGACACGGCCAAGTTCCCCTTCAAGGAGATGTTCGCCCGCGGGTACTTCGAAGGCTTCAGCGGCACCCTCCGAGAAGCCAAGGACAAGACGGAAGAATTGATCCGCGGCTTCATGCGCGGCTTCAACCTGCTGCCGATCCACCAAGCGCGGCTGCGCGCCCCGATGCACCAGAGCGGAAGCCGCCTGATGGACGAGTACGGCCTTTTGACCTGGTATGTGGCGGCGCTCAAGAAGGCCCGCCAACTCAAGCTCAAGTCGGCATACGTGAAGGGCAGCCTGACCGAGGAACGCCTGCGCGAGCTGGCTCGCCTGTCGCGGTTCGAACAAGGGCCGCGGTTGGCGCAGGAGTTCCTGGCCGACATGGGCATTGCCCTGGTGTTCGAAGAACACTTCAGCAAGACATACCTCGATGGTGCCGCCATGTTCGATGGCGATCTCCCCGTGGTGGCTCTGACCCTGAGACACGACCGGCTCGACAATTTCTGGTTCGCGTTGCTGCACGAACTGGTGCACATCCAAAGACACCTGGGTCCGGATCACTGGTTCATCGCAGACAACCTCGAAGACAAGGTCCATCAACAGACCCAGGAAGAACGCGAGGCCGACGACGGCGCTCGGGACATCTTGATCCCACAGGCCGAATGGCTTGCCTCGGGGTTGACCGCAGAGCCGACGATGGAGGCCGCGATGGCCTTGGCGGACAAGCTGCGCATTCACCCCGCCATCGTGGCCGGGCGCGTTCGCTTTGAAGCAGGCAACTGGCGCCTGCTCAGCAGCATCAAGTCAGATGTGCGTCGACTGTTTGCTGACCAACTGCAGGAGCTTGCCCAACCAGCTTGA